The genomic region CGATGTGGAATACCCGTATCGCATGGTCAATGACCTGGCCGGGCCGGGTGGCCGCGATCACACCTGTAACAAACCCCAGGAGAACCGCCGCGAGGAGCCCGAAGATGGCGAGTTCCACCGTTGCCGGGAGGCGGCTGAAGAGCTCCCTGAGGACGGGCTGGCTGGTGCTCATCGACGTGCCGAAATCGCCCCGGATGATCTGCCCCAAGTACTCCCCGTATTGGTGAATCAGGGGCTTGTCGAGTCCAAGCTTCTGCCGGTGCGCTTCGAGGACTGTCGGTGAGACGTTCCTTCCTCCCAGCATGGCGAGCACCGGGTCTCCGGGCATCACACGGAGGATTACGAACACAATCGTCACCAGGATGAAGAGCATCGGGATCGTCAACATCAGCCGTTGCGCTATGTACCGTGAGATTCCCCCCATGCTCTCCTCGCTCCGCTCCGCCACCCTCGGTGGCCTGAATCAAGGTCGTCAGCATACCAGGGGAAACGAGGCAGGGCAAGGGAAGAATGGCCTCATGCACAAGACGTGGTCCTCGCGTTCGCGCGTCGCCCCACGATCCCGAGGCCTGGCGCAGCTGCTTGAGCCTGCGCTGTCGGCCGGTCCGCTGGGCGACCAGGCGGGGGTTGACCGGTCGCTCCTCCTTGGGTACAATTGTTTTGTAAAACGTTTAGCCAAAATGAGCACGAATGCGACTTCTAAGCTACTTCAGGCGTTGTGGGACCCGGACGGGGCCACGCGGCGGGAGCTGGAGTCCTCCCTGGGGCTATCGCGCCCCACGGTGGACAGGGCCCTCGCCGACCTCGTGAGCCGTGGCCTCGTCGTCCCGGTGGGGACGCGATCCCTGCGGGGTGGCCGGCCGGCAACGGTGTACCGCCTCGACGGGAGCGTCTGCAGTGTGGTCGGGGTGGATCTTGAGCTTCCCCAGCTCATGTTCGTGCTGTCCGATCTGTGGGGGAACCCTCAGGAGTCCCTCCCGCTGGCGCTGGACGGTGGTTCGGAGGACCCGGTCCCCCTGCTGCGGCAGGTGGGGGAGGAGCTCACGGAGTGGCTGACAGGTCTGAGCATCACGTGGCCCCGCGTCGGGGGGGTCGGCGTTGCCCTCCCCGCGTTCGTCACCAATGGGGTGGCAAGCTTTGCGGGGAAGACGATGCCGTCCTGGCGGGGGGTAACGGTTCGGGAGATCCTGGAGCGGGAGGTTCCGGCGCGGGTGCATGTGCATCACGATACTCACGTGATGGCCCTCGCCGAGGCGTGGGGTTCGGGATGGACGGAGGGCACGCTCCTCTATGTTGCCCTCCGCCCTGGGCTCGCTGGGGAGGTCCGGTTTGGGGCAAGCCTTCTCGTCGATGGGCGCCCGTACCGGGGGGCCCACGGCCACGGCGGCTCCCTGTACCGGGCGTACGTAGCGAGAGAGGAGATGGAGGGCTGCAGCGCGAAGGAGAGGGTGGATCTCCTCGTAGAGAGGGCAGTCGGCTTCCTCGTCCATGCTGTAACCCTCCTCGACCCGGAGCGGGTGGTCTTCCATGCCGAGATGTTGGGGGCGGACGAAGAGGCATTCCTCGCCGGGTGTCGCCGGCGACTCCGGGTGGAGCTGGCCGGGGAGTTCCTGGACCAGTACAAGGTGACCCTCGCCGTGGAGCGCGGCCCAGCCGCGGCCCTCGGCGCCGCGATCGCAGTGGTCGAGCACCTGCGCGACAACCCCGAGGCCCTGTTCACAGGACAAGGAGGTGAGAGAGGGAGGAGGAGTTCTCGAGCGAAGAGGACCACGGTTACACCACGAAGAAAAGGAGGTAGCAAATGACAAGGCGACTGGTGGTTGGTCTTCTGTTGGCAGGTCTTGTGGGGGGCCTCGCCCAGGGAGCGGTGACGATCATGGTCCTGTGGAGCGGGGACGAGCTGGCGGCGTTCCAGAAGGTGGTTGACGCCTTCCAGGCTCAAACCGGGATCACGGTCCGGGTGGAGAGCGTAGGCCGGGATCTCCCGACGATCCTTGCCACCCGGGTGGCGGCGGGGAACCCGCCGGACCTCGCCGGGATGCCGAACCCCGGCCAGATGGCGGAGTTCGTGGCCCGCGGGGCCCTCATCCCGGTGGACGGCCTCGTCGACCTCGCCCAGTTCCCCAAGGCGTTTGTGGACCTGGCCACCGTTGATGGCAAGGTCTATGGGATCTTCATCTCCGCCGACCTCAAGTCCCTCGTGTGGTACAACCCTGATGCCCTCTATGCTGAAGGGCTGGCGCCAGCGGACTCCTGGAATGAGCTCCTGTACATCACCGAGGCGCTAGCCGCCCGGGGGAAGACCCCGTGGGCGGTGGGCCTCGAGTCCGGGGCAGCTTCCGGCTGGCCGGGCACGGACTGGATCGAGGACATCATGCTCCGCACCGCTGGCCCTGAGGTCTACGACCAGTGGGTAAACCACGAGATCCCCTGGACCCATCCCGCGGTGAAGCGGGCGTTTGAGCTGTTCGGGGAGATCGTCCGCAACGAGGCTTACGTCTACGGCGGCACGACTGGGGCTCTCTCCATCAACTTCGGGGACTCCCCGGCGGTGCTGTGGGATCCCACCCCGGGCGCGTATCTCCACCGTCAGGCCACGTTCATCAAGAGCTTCATCGCCGGTGCCCACCCTGAGCTCGATCTCGATCGGGATGTGGCGTTCTTCGTGTTCCCGCCGATCGACCCCCAGTGGGGGACTCCGCTCCTCGGGGCGGGGGACCTCATCTCCGCGTTCCGTGACACCCCTGAGGTGCGGGCGTTCCTCCAGTACCTGGCCGGCCCAGAGGCCCAGGTCATCTGGTGCGGGGCGCTGGGGAAGCTTGCCACGAACGTGAACGTGGATCCCAGCATCTATCCAGATCAGCTGACCGCCCAGGCGGCGGAGATCCTCAAGGGCGCTGAGATCTTCCGGTTCGACGCCTCGGATCTCATGCCGGCCGCGGTGGGGTCGGGTGCGTTCTGGAAGGGCATCCTCGACTATGTGTCGGGCGTGCCGCTCGATCGAGTGCTCCAGGAGATCGAGGCCGCGGCGCAGGCCGCGTACTAGGGTCGTAGGTCCGTGTGCGCCGGGGCGGGGCGACTCTGCCCCGGCGCACACTCCTTCCCAAGGAGACCGGCATGAACATGGGACGGGCCCACTGGCTGTACCTCGCCCCCGCCCTCCTACTCCTGGGGGTGTTCCTCGTCTACCCGAGCGCGGAGACGATCCGCCTCAGCTTTTATGGCCCACGTTCGGATACTTTCGTCGGGTTCCAGAATTACATTCAAGCCTTCACGTCCCGACCGATGATCATCGCGTTCCGCAACAACCTCCTGTGGCTCGTCGTGTTCACCACATTCACGGTTGGGATGGGCCTCGTCCTCGCCGTGCTCCTCGATCGGGTGCGCTACGAAGCCGTCATCAAGTCGGTGATTTTTCTCCCAATGGCCATTTCCTACGTGGCAGCGGGGGTGATCTGGCGGTTTGTGTACGCGTTCCGTCCGGCGGTTTCCCCCCAGATTGGTCTTCTCAACGCAATCGTGGTCGCGTTGGGGGGGCAGCCGGTGGGATGGCTCATTGAGCGACCGTGGATCAACAACCTCGCCTTGATCGTGGTGGGGGTGTGGGTGTGGACCGGGTTCTGCATGGTCGTCCTCTCCGCGGCGTATAAAGGGATCCCCAAGGAGATGCAGGAGGCAGCCCGGATCGACGGGGCCAACGAGTGGCAGGTGTTCCGCCACGTCACCATCCCCTTCCTCAAGTCTACCCTGGCCGTGGTGACGACAACGATGATCGTGTTCGTCCTCAAGGTGTTCGACATCGTGTACATGATGACGAACGGCGCCTACGACACCGATGTGATCGCCAATCGGATGTACAACGAGATGTTCCAGTTCAACAACTACGGCCTGGCGAGCGCGATCGCGGTGGTCCTGTTCCTGGCGATCATCCCGTTCCTCGTCATCAACGTGCGGCGGTTCCGGACCCAGGAGGCAGTGAGATGAAAGCCACGCGGATACTCAAGAGGCTACCGCTTCACCTCCTCGTCATCACCCTCGCTGTGATCTGGCTCGCCCCGTCACTGGGGCTCCTCGTGAGCTCGTTCCGGCCCCGGCAGGACCTCCTCTCCTCCGGGTGGTGGACGGCCCTCGTCACCCCAAGTTATTGGAGCCAGTTCACCCTCGACAACTACCGCGATGTGCTCACCAGCCAGGGGATGGGACGCGCCTTCCTCAATAGCTTCATCATCACTGTCCCCACAACTCTGCTTACCCTCGCCATCGCTGCCCTCGCTGCCTACGCGTTGGCGTGGATGAACTTCCGCGGCCGGCAGCTCCTCCTCATGACGGTGATCGGGCTCATCGTGATCCCGCTCCAGATGACCCTCATCCCCGTGCTGCGCATGTTCAACGTCCTCAAGCTCTCCGGGACCTTCCCTGGGATCTGGCTTGCCCACGCCGGCTATGGGCTCCCGCTCATGATCTACCTTCTGCGCAACTTCTTCGGGGCCCTGCCGCGGGAGCTCTTCGAGTCCGCGTTCATCGATGGGGCGACCCCGTTCCGCGCGTTCGTGAAGCTGGTGCTCCCGCTGTCGGTCCCGGTGCTCGCCTCGGCCGGGATCTTCCAGTTTCTCTGGGTGTGGAACGACCTCCTGGTGGCCCTGGTCTACCTGGGAGGGTTTGAGGAGGTCGCTCCCCTGACCCTGAAGCTCTCCCTCCTTGTGGGGTCGCGGGGCCAGGACTGGCACCTCCTCACCGCAGCCGCGTTCATCTCCATGATCGTCCCGATGATCGTCTTCCTCTCCCTGCAGCGGTACTTCGTCCGCGGCATCCTCGCCGGGGCCGTCAAGGGGTGAGCCAACTGACCGCCTTGGAGGAAGCGGGAAGGGCAGCATTGGACCGCCTTCGGGTTGAGGTCAGGATCGGCGAAGAGAACTTCCATCTTGCAAATGCGGGGATGATGAAGGACCGAGTTAGGTTTGGGATCTTTCCTCGCGATCTTCTTACCACCGGGCTCATCGGGGGTGAGGAAGCCCTGATGCGGGAAACACTGCGGTTTTGCGGCGCCACAATCGGTCGACGCCGAGACCCGCGGACCGGAGAGGAGCCAGGGCGGGTGCTCCACGAGCTTTACCCCTACGAACGTGAAGGGTTGTCGACCCGGTACAACGCCTGCGAGACGAGCCAGCTGTTCCTTATTGGGGCGGCGCAGTGCTTGCGTGGCGGTGATGAGGTGAGCTTGGCTGTGATCCGAGATGCCCTGCGGGCAGCGGGGGAGTACATGCTCCGCCACCTCGAAGACGACCTGTTCTGGGAGGACCCGCGCCAGGCGGGGGCGGAGCGGTACCTCCTCTCCTCCACCTACTGGAAGGACTCGTTCCTCCCCGGGCAGCGAAGGCTGCAGTTCCCGGTGGCGTACACCCTAGTCCAGGCCCAGACGGTCGCTGCCTTCCGCGCGCTGGCCGCGCTGACCGAGCCCCTTGACCTCGGGTTCTCCCCCGCCACCCTCGCTCGGCAGGCCCGGGCCACAGCGGGAGCGATCTGGCGAAATCTATGGGACGAGGACACCGCCTACCCTGCCCTGGCCCATGACGGGAGAGGCCTCGTCCCGGGGGTGAGCTCAGACGGGCTGCATCTGCTCGCCTACCTCAGGCCGGAGGACGTGCCCCTAGAGAAGCGGGAGCGGATCCTCGGCCGGGCGGGTGAGCTGGCCACCCCCCACGGATTCCGTACCTATGCCCCTGGTCAGCCGGACTACTCCTCCACTGGGTACCACCAGGGCGCGATTTGGCCGTTTGAGCAGTGGTTCATCGGCCGAGGGGCGATCGTCCACGGCCTCCCCGACGTCCTCGCCACCGCCGAGCGGGTGCTCTACGCGCTTGCCGACCTTGGGTTCGTTGAGCTATTCTACTGGGACGAGGAGAAAGGCCTCCGTGGACCAGGCGAGATCCCTGGCGAAGGGTGTGACCTTCAGCTGTGGTCGGCCGTGGTCCCCGAGGGGTTCCGTCGTTTGCTATCCGGAGGTGAACGGGGGGGTACCCCCTAGTCCATGGAAGCATTGGGCATCGAGCAGTACGTACCCTACGTCGGGGAGGAGATGGTGGCAGCCGTGTTCCAGGCGGCGCGCCCCCTGTACGGACTACGGCTCCTGCACGTGAACTCCACGTTCCACGGGGGAGGAGTGGCGGGGATGCTCCACTCGCTCATCCCTCTGATGAACGACGTTGGGATCAACGCCGACTGGAGCCTGCTGTATGGGGATCCTTCCCTGTTTCAGGTCACCAAGAAGCTCCACAACGCTCTCCAGGGAGAGCCCGTCGAGCTGACCGACCGCGAGGTGGCCGACTACCTGCGGGTGAACGAGGCGTTCGCTCGGTACAGCCCTCTCGCGGACCATGACATCATCATCGTCCACGACCCGCAACCTCTCCCCATGATCCGCTACCAACAGCGGGTGAACCCCTGGGTGTGGCGGTGCCACATCGACATCTCCACACCTCACGACTTGGTATGGGAGGCACTCAAACCGTTCATCCTCCGCTACGACGGGGTGGTCGTCTCGTCGGAGGCGTTCCGCAAGCCCGATCTCCCTGTAGACACCCACATCATCGCCCCGGCCATCGATCCCCTGTCTGAGCTCAACCGGGAGTTGACTACAGACGAACTGGCGAAGAAGCTCGATCAGTACAAGATTCCCCTCGATAAACCCATCCTCGTCCAGGTGTCCCGGTTCGACAAGTGGAAGGATCCGCTGGGCGTGCTGGAGGTGTTCCGGCGGGTAAGGGAAGCGGTGGACTGCCGGTTGGTGATGGTAGGGAATATGGCTACCGATGATCCCGAGGGGCCGCAGATCTTCTCTCAGGTGCAGGAGCAGGTGCAGGAGATGGGGGATGTGCACCTCATCACCCAAACCGATGCCCTCCTCGTGAATGCCCTCCAGAGGTCGGCGGCGGTGGTGATGCAGCTGTCCCGCCGTGAGGGGTTCGGCCTCACTGTGTCCGAGGCACTGTGGAAGGAGACCCCGGTCGTGGCGACCAACGTGGGGGGGATCCCCCAGCAGGTCCTCCACGGCCAGACCGGCTACCTCGTCGAGCCCGGCGATTACGAGGGGGCGGCGGGCCTCGTGACGCGGCTGCTGCAGGATCCCGAGCTTCGCCAGCGGATCGGCTCCCAAGGCCGGGAACACGTGCGCCAGAACTTCCTCATGCCGCGCCTCCTCCTTGACTGGTTGAGGGTGCTGGTTGAGCTAGCTTAACCCCGGCACCCCCGGGTGAGGAACGGGAATTGCCTCCTGGTTGGGGAGGAGAGAGCGGGCCCGCGCCGATTAGCCCTCCCGCCCGGAGCCGGGTACCATGCCCAAGAAGGAGGGATCAGTATGGCACCGAAGAAGCTCAAGGACATGCTGAACATGGCGATCTCCCGGGAGATCCAGGTCTCGATCCAGTACATGTGGCAGCACGTGCGGGCCACGGGGATCGAGTCGCTCGAGGTCACGGACCGGCTGAAGAAGATCGCGATCACGGAGATGAAGCACGCCGAAGCGATCGCGGAGCGGCTGGACTACCTCGGGGGCGAGCCGACGACCGAACCGGCGCCGATCGAGGTCGGGAAGACTCTCTCCCAGATGATCGACCTCGACATCAAGGCCGAGGAGGAGGCGATCGCCCTCTACCGCGACATCATCAAGCTCGCGATGAAGGAGGAGGACTTCACTACGAAGAAGCTGTTCGAGGGGATCCTTGCCGACGAGGAGGAGCACCACAACGAGTTCC from Candidatus Bipolaricaulis anaerobius harbors:
- a CDS encoding MGH1-like glycoside hydrolase domain-containing protein, with the translated sequence MLHELYPYEREGLSTRYNACETSQLFLIGAAQCLRGGDEVSLAVIRDALRAAGEYMLRHLEDDLFWEDPRQAGAERYLLSSTYWKDSFLPGQRRLQFPVAYTLVQAQTVAAFRALAALTEPLDLGFSPATLARQARATAGAIWRNLWDEDTAYPALAHDGRGLVPGVSSDGLHLLAYLRPEDVPLEKRERILGRAGELATPHGFRTYAPGQPDYSSTGYHQGAIWPFEQWFIGRGAIVHGLPDVLATAERVLYALADLGFVELFYWDEEKGLRGPGEIPGEGCDLQLWSAVVPEGFRRLLSGGERGGTP
- a CDS encoding ABC transporter substrate-binding protein; translated protein: MTRRLVVGLLLAGLVGGLAQGAVTIMVLWSGDELAAFQKVVDAFQAQTGITVRVESVGRDLPTILATRVAAGNPPDLAGMPNPGQMAEFVARGALIPVDGLVDLAQFPKAFVDLATVDGKVYGIFISADLKSLVWYNPDALYAEGLAPADSWNELLYITEALAARGKTPWAVGLESGAASGWPGTDWIEDIMLRTAGPEVYDQWVNHEIPWTHPAVKRAFELFGEIVRNEAYVYGGTTGALSINFGDSPAVLWDPTPGAYLHRQATFIKSFIAGAHPELDLDRDVAFFVFPPIDPQWGTPLLGAGDLISAFRDTPEVRAFLQYLAGPEAQVIWCGALGKLATNVNVDPSIYPDQLTAQAAEILKGAEIFRFDASDLMPAAVGSGAFWKGILDYVSGVPLDRVLQEIEAAAQAAY
- a CDS encoding carbohydrate ABC transporter permease, translated to MNMGRAHWLYLAPALLLLGVFLVYPSAETIRLSFYGPRSDTFVGFQNYIQAFTSRPMIIAFRNNLLWLVVFTTFTVGMGLVLAVLLDRVRYEAVIKSVIFLPMAISYVAAGVIWRFVYAFRPAVSPQIGLLNAIVVALGGQPVGWLIERPWINNLALIVVGVWVWTGFCMVVLSAAYKGIPKEMQEAARIDGANEWQVFRHVTIPFLKSTLAVVTTTMIVFVLKVFDIVYMMTNGAYDTDVIANRMYNEMFQFNNYGLASAIAVVLFLAIIPFLVINVRRFRTQEAVR
- a CDS encoding carbohydrate ABC transporter permease — translated: MKATRILKRLPLHLLVITLAVIWLAPSLGLLVSSFRPRQDLLSSGWWTALVTPSYWSQFTLDNYRDVLTSQGMGRAFLNSFIITVPTTLLTLAIAALAAYALAWMNFRGRQLLLMTVIGLIVIPLQMTLIPVLRMFNVLKLSGTFPGIWLAHAGYGLPLMIYLLRNFFGALPRELFESAFIDGATPFRAFVKLVLPLSVPVLASAGIFQFLWVWNDLLVALVYLGGFEEVAPLTLKLSLLVGSRGQDWHLLTAAAFISMIVPMIVFLSLQRYFVRGILAGAVKG
- a CDS encoding glycosyltransferase; protein product: MEALGIEQYVPYVGEEMVAAVFQAARPLYGLRLLHVNSTFHGGGVAGMLHSLIPLMNDVGINADWSLLYGDPSLFQVTKKLHNALQGEPVELTDREVADYLRVNEAFARYSPLADHDIIIVHDPQPLPMIRYQQRVNPWVWRCHIDISTPHDLVWEALKPFILRYDGVVVSSEAFRKPDLPVDTHIIAPAIDPLSELNRELTTDELAKKLDQYKIPLDKPILVQVSRFDKWKDPLGVLEVFRRVREAVDCRLVMVGNMATDDPEGPQIFSQVQEQVQEMGDVHLITQTDALLVNALQRSAAVVMQLSRREGFGLTVSEALWKETPVVATNVGGIPQQVLHGQTGYLVEPGDYEGAAGLVTRLLQDPELRQRIGSQGREHVRQNFLMPRLLLDWLRVLVELA
- a CDS encoding ROK family transcriptional regulator, whose product is MSTNATSKLLQALWDPDGATRRELESSLGLSRPTVDRALADLVSRGLVVPVGTRSLRGGRPATVYRLDGSVCSVVGVDLELPQLMFVLSDLWGNPQESLPLALDGGSEDPVPLLRQVGEELTEWLTGLSITWPRVGGVGVALPAFVTNGVASFAGKTMPSWRGVTVREILEREVPARVHVHHDTHVMALAEAWGSGWTEGTLLYVALRPGLAGEVRFGASLLVDGRPYRGAHGHGGSLYRAYVAREEMEGCSAKERVDLLVERAVGFLVHAVTLLDPERVVFHAEMLGADEEAFLAGCRRRLRVELAGEFLDQYKVTLAVERGPAAALGAAIAVVEHLRDNPEALFTGQGGERGRRSSRAKRTTVTPRRKGGSK
- a CDS encoding ferritin-like domain-containing protein — translated: MAPKKLKDMLNMAISREIQVSIQYMWQHVRATGIESLEVTDRLKKIAITEMKHAEAIAERLDYLGGEPTTEPAPIEVGKTLSQMIDLDIKAEEEAIALYRDIIKLAMKEEDFTTKKLFEGILADEEEHHNEFQVFKGR